A single window of Silurus meridionalis isolate SWU-2019-XX chromosome 11, ASM1480568v1, whole genome shotgun sequence DNA harbors:
- the LOC124393215 gene encoding thymic stromal cotransporter homolog, whose product MAFLRRHLAPVVFCAQVASSFFDTGLQLVVQQRFENNTTRLGGGEEHTQSIAGFYMIFNILTKLVAIIPACLLARLADQGNRKLPVVMPLIGYFVSRALLLFVIVFDWRVEVMYAAPVVSGLCGGFSSYWPGVIALVSLSTSEEARSLRIMRTELTYGVAGFLGSLASGHLFQLEADGPGQGVVLSCASVALYFACLVYAACVFQVGTRAPHEDAEETLGGERVGTPAGDRGNIVLLFAAGILYDVAVTGGVEILSIYVLVNPLSWTATQVGYGNAAGSLIFITSFLGVKMFTRLSMSDTSMVLIGMLSFLTGIYFMTFVTTTTTYFLARSLTLLALIPMPIIRSLLSKQIHGSSYGKTFTGLQLSFQLVGLGTTFMYTKVYQSTLHFLPGFVFTLSSIITFLAMIPISIIGCRTARQERYQRL is encoded by the exons ATGGCGTTCCTCCGTAGACACCTGGCTCCTGTGGTGTTTTGCGCGCAGGTCGCCAGCTCGTTTTTTGACACCGGCCTCCAGCTGGTTGTCCAGCAGCGTTTCGAGAACAACACAACCCGCCTTGGAGGTGGAGAAGAGCACACACAGTCCATCGCAGGCTTCTACATGATcttcaacatcttaaccaaaCTGGTGGCGATTATCCCAGCGTGTCTCCTGGCACGACTTGCAGACCAGGGCAACCGGAAGCTTCCTGTAGTCATGCCTTTGATCGGTTACTTTGTTTCACGGGCGCTGCTTTTGTTCGTCATCGTTTTTGACTGGCGCGTGGAGGTGATGTACGCGGCCCCCGTGGTGAGCGGCCTCTGCGGCGGCTTCTCGTCCTACTGGCCCGGCGTGATCGCGCTGGTGTCGCTGAGCACGAGCGAGGAGGCCAGGTCTTTGCGCATCATGCGCACGGAGCTGACGTACGGCGTCGCGGGCTTCCTGGGGAGCCTGGCATCGGGGCACCTGTTCCAGCTCGAGGCGGACGGGCCGGGGCAAGGGGTCGTGCTTTCGTGCGCGAGCGTGGCGCTGTACTTCGCGTGTCTCGTGTACGCGGCGTGCGTCTTCCAGGTGGGCACGCGCGCGCCGCACGAGGACGCGGAGGAGACGCTGGGCGGTGAGAGGGTGGGCACGCCGGCCGGAGACAGGGGCAACATCGTGCTGCTGTTCGCCGCCGGGATCCTGTACGACGTGGCGGTGACGGGCGGCGTGGAGATCCTCAGCATCTACGTGCTGGTCAACCCGCTGAGCTGGACCGCGACCCAGGTGGGCTACGGCAACGCCGCCGGGTcgctcatcttcatcaccagCTTCCTGGGCGTCAAGATGTTCACGCGGCTCTCCATGAGCGACACAAGCATGGTCCTGATAGGCATGCTCTCCTTCCTCACCGGGATCTACTTCATGACTTTCGTTACAACTACCACCACGTATTTCTTAG cacgtTCCCTCACTTTGCTCGCACTCATCCCCATGCCCATCATTCGCTCGCTACTGTCCAAGCAGATCCATGGATCATCATATG GAAAAACCTTCACTGGGCTCCAGCTGTCCTTCCAATTGGTCGGTTTGGGTACAACATTTATGTACACCAAAGTCTACCAGTCCACACTGCATTTCCTTCCAGGGTTTGTCTTTACCTTATCGAGCATCATCACATTCCTCGCTATGATTCCCATCAG catTATCGGGTGCCGAACCGCAAGGCAGGAACGCTATCAGAGACTTTAA
- the snx30 gene encoding sorting nexin-30 encodes MSVGTPKTLPSSGQKSIQDICHPLSAEESLLTPSPDAANTSSSIGHRDLSLPNGNAVDTSSPASSSSLLNRLQLDDDLDGEMRDLFVTVDDPKKHVSAMETYITYRVSTKTTRTEFDLPEYSVRRRYQDFDWLRNKLEDSQPTHLIPPLPEKFVMKGVVDRFSEEFVETRRKALDKFLKRVADHPVLSFNEHFSAFLSAKDLNKRQGLALLSKMGESVKYVTGGYKLRARPVDFATMGDYLDMFTQKLGTIDRIAQRIIKEQSEYLVELREYGPLHSSWASFEQELQEPLDGVSGCVANCCSTLEELTEDMSDDFLPVLREYVLYVESMKNVLKKRDQVQAEYEAKLEAVAFREEKKTTVPTDVEKCQDRLECFNADLKADWERWQNNKRQDFRQLLTSMADKNIQYYEKCLAAWESLVPVLQDKREAKAETN; translated from the exons ATGAGCGTCGGCACCCCGAAAACTCTGCCTTCGTCCGGGCAGAAATCCATCCAGGACATCTGCCACCCGCTATCCGCGGAGGAGTCGCTCCTCACTCCAAGCCCAGATGCAGCCAACACCAGCAGCAGCATCGGCCACAGG GACTTAAGTCTCCCCAACGGTAATGCGGTGGACACGTCCAGCCCGGCCTCGTCGTCCTCTTTGCTAAATCGCCTGCAGCTTGACGACGACCTGGACGGAGAGATGCGGGATCTGTTTGTGACCGTGGACGACCCGAAGAAACACGTGTCCGCCATGGAGACGTACATCACATACAGAGTGTCTACTAAG ACCACCAGAACAGAGTTTGACCTTCCGGAATATTCTGTGCGGAGGCGCTATCAAGACTTTGATTGGCTGAGGAACAAGCTCGAAGACAGCCAACCAACCCACCTTATTCCA CCATTACCTGAAAAATTTGTGATGAAAGGAGTGGTGGATCGTTTTTCAGAAGAATTTGTCGAGACGAGGAGAAAAGCCCTGGATAAGTTCCTGAAACGGGTTGCCGATCACCCTGTCCTTTCCTTCAACGAGCACTTCAGTGCTTTCCTGTCTGCCAAG GATTTGAACAAAAGGCAAGGCCTGGCTCTGCTGTCCAAGATGGGCGAGTCTGTGAAGTATGTGACGGGCGGCTACAAGCTGAGAGCGCGGCCGGTCGATTTCGCCACAATGGGTGATTATCTGGACATGTTCACGCAGAAGCTGGGTACCATCGACCGGATAGCACAGAGGATCATCAAAGAGCAGTCAG AGTACCTAGTGGAGCTGAGAGAGTACGGGCCGCTCCACTCGTCATGGGCTTCCTTCGAGCAGGAGCTTCAGGAGCCGCTGGACGGCGTTTCAGGCTGTGTGGCTAACTGCTGCAGCACCCTGGAGGAACTTACAGAGGACATGAGCGATGATTTCCTGCCTGTCCTGCGAGAATACGTCCTCTACGTTGAATCCATGAAG AATGTTTTGAAGAAGAGGGACCAAGTTCAGGCCGAGTACGAGGCTAAACTGGAGGCTGTAGCATTCCGTGAGGAAAAGAAGACAACT GTGCCCACTGATGTGGAGAAGTGCCAGGACCGGCTGGAGTGCTTCAACGCTGACCTGAAGGCCGACTGGGAGCGCTGGCAGAATAACAAGCGGCAGGATTTCAGACAGTTGCTGACCAGCATGGCAGACAAAAACATCCAGTACTATGAAAAg TGCCTTGCTGCATGGGAGTCCCTCGTTCCAGTCTTACAGGACAAACGGGAAGCCAAGGCAGAGACGAACTGA